The sequence GTTGtccagctgcactgggagagTTCGGTTTGGTGGTGTCAGAGGCCACTAGTCTTTTGATATGCAGGCATTGGGTGGACCCCAGCTTACAGCTTATTTTCTGACAAGATCAAAGCATTTTCCTGCAAGGAAATTGCTCTGTGACTAGCCAGGTTTCTGCAATCCCCATCACACTAAGCTCTCCCTGGAAGTTCCACGAGAAGTTTGGCTGTTACACACAGtcagtattatttttttgttgttcatgACATTCCCTAAAACATGAGTTTCTGCTCATCCTGAAAACTACCTAAGAGCATCTATGTACTTGGGATCCCTGTGAAAAATGCATCTGCCTCTTTATGCTAGTAGACATGTTgaagagcattttttttaaccagtttAGCCAGTGAGACATCTGTTATGTGTCAGTTTGGTGCCCTGATGTGTGGAGCCTTCCTGCTGGCATTTGACTGAGACTTACATTCTGgttatttttgaaatgcattaataacattgttttgttctttctccttATTCTGACCGTAGGGAATTCCAGAGTCAATTCTCAAAGGAGCTATGTATACACTGGATTTCTGTAGTAGAAGTGCCAGCTTCCTAACTAGTGGATCAGGCAGTTGGAGAGGTACTGAGAGTTATACTGTTGGTGGCTTGTTCTCTGGGTGAAGCTGGAGTATAACCCTGGTGTAAACCCCCTTGTTAAACACTTACCAGCAACTACAGTTTTGGTAGAGTTGGCTGGACCAATCTGAgccctgtgtttgtgtttcagCCCTTGTAAGCAGGTTAGAACCTGTGCAGTTGAGCCATGTTAACCTATCTTCTCTGAGGGTTTAGACAGCCTTCAGTGCAAATCCAACTGATCTGGCTCCATTTGCCTGTCAAGAGTGAGACTGTATTTCAGTTTCCTCACTGCCAAGATGTCAAGAAGGCTGTAAATGTCTGTGGTTATCTAAGCTGAATGATGTTTTTTGTGATACAAATACCCACCTTTTGGACTGGAAGTGAAATTGCTTGCATATTTTGCCCAATGCTGTACCTGGGCTGGGGCAACTCTTTGTATCACTGTAGGCTGAGAGAGGCAGAGGTGGAGGACTtgagggtgctggtggatgagaggctggacatgaccctGCAAGCTGagcttgcagcccagaaagcaaaTTGTTTCCTGGGCTGCACCGTAAGCAGCGTGGGCAACAggtcaagggaggggattctgcccctctgcagtgctgtgtccagctctgggatcctcagcacaggaaggacatggaccaGACATGGTCAGAGCAGGTCCAGAGGTAAGATGCAGATAATgatcacagggctggagcacctcttgtgaggagaggctgagagttGGGTttgctcagtctggagaagagaaggctctggggttACTTTATTGTGGCACTTCAGTATATCGAGAGCCctacaggaaagctggagagggactttttacaagagcatgtagtgtCAGGACGaaaaaatggcttcaaactgaaagagagtggGCTTAGTTTAGATATTGGTaagaatttctttgctgtgagggtgaggaggccctggaagaggttgcccagGGTGGAtatgcccatccctggaagtgatcaaggccaggctggatgggactttgatCATcctggcctagtggaaggtgcccctgcccatggcagtggagTAGGAAAGATcactaggtgatctttaaggtccattccaacccaaaccattctatggttctgtgattttacACAGCCTCTGTCAATTAATTTCTTGGATGTCACATCTCTGAGCTGCTATCCTCTCAGTTGGTAACCAATAGCCTGAACATGAAAGCCTGCACATCTGACTAATGAAACCCTGAGTCATTCTATCCTTTAATTAAAGCATTCCTTTAATATGTTCCTCTTACTTAAAATTATGTGAGAATTATTTCCTAGAGGAAAATGCCTGGTGAAGGCagttttatttagtattttatatatattagaTAAATAAGGGGGAAGCTTGAAATATCTGGGATATGTCAGGCAGTTGCAGGGGATACATATGTCAGCCTCAAGCATGATTTATCTTGTGTGCCTTTTCTGACAGTTGTGACTTAACGGCTGTGTTTTCCTCCAGGCTCTCAGGAGGCTAAATATCTTTTCAAGTTTCTAGCTTTGTGGTGGAAGAGTAAATGTCTGTTTGCCAGTGTAATTTATCTGAGTCATTCTGGGAGAGGCGTGGAGCAATTGAAGTGTGACTATTAGCATAAATAAGAGAGGGACCCTCTTCCTCAGGGTAGAATACTCTCAGTAGTGTCTTTCAGAGGAAAGCTGCTTCACCATACCAACTGCTACTGCTAATTGATGGGCATGatgctttaaactgaaagaccCAATATATTGATCTTTGGCCTATTGTGATACTCTCCTACATTTCAATTTGGAGTTAACAAGTGCAGACcaaggaaggcagaggaaaatttCTGCAGTAAGTGCAACGATAGAATACCATCAGATCGGGCATTTCACATACACCAAAGgtggtttttatttcaaaagtttGAAGGGAGAAGGAATTATAAAACTCACTACTGTATCTATCCTTATATAATACAGTGGTAACAGAGTTAAGTACTTGCCATTGccaattttgtttctaaataatACATTACAAACTTTCCTTCATACTTTCAAACACAGGTATTTTACAGCATCTTCTGAACATGCAGAAGttagttttgtgttttttttaagtttctcggggttttggggttttttttggtttttggtttgggtttgttggttggtttgttttttttttccacgtAGAAACACCAACACCTGGTGCTGTTCCACGGTGGCAGGAACTGAATTTATCCCCAATGGGCCAGTTCTGGCTTCTACCCCGCAGAGCGCAGACTGGCACCATCGGGCTGCTGCCTCCCCCGGNNNNNNNNNNNNNNNNNNNNNNNNNNNNNNNNNNNNNNNNNNNNNNNNNNNNNNNNNNNNNGAAAAAAGCTGGTGAGTCACTGTGCTGCCACGAGTGTGCCAGTGCGGGCGGCAGCCACCGGGCCTGCCACGGCACAAACACACCTTGGTGCAGTGAGAAAATGGAAGAGCTTCTTCCAGGTGTTTCCTTAAGCATGACGTACGCTGTCCTCTAAGAAGGAGAACAGAGGTAGCACATGGGATCCTGCCTTTGGCCTTAgcctctctgtgcctgctcggggggcggggggggggggggggggggggggggggggggggggggggggggggggggggggggggggggggggggggggggggggggggggggggggggggggggggggggggggggggggggggggggggggggggggggggggggggggggggggggggggggggggggggggggggggggggggggggggggggggggggggggggggggggggggggggggggggggggggggggggggggggggggggggggggggggggggggggggggggggggggggggggggggggggggggggggggggggggggggggggggggggggggggggggggggggggggggggggggggggggggggggggggggggggggggggggggggggggggggggggggggggggggggggggggggggggggggggggggggggggggggggggggggggggggggggggggggggggggggggggggggggggggggggggggggggggggggggggggggggggggggggggggggggggggggggggggggggggggggggggggggggggggggggggggggggggggggggggggggggggggggggggggggggggggggggggggggggggggggggggggggggggggggggggggggggggggggggggggggggggggggggggggggggggggggggggggggggggggggggggggggggggggggggggggggggggggggggggggggggggggggggggggggggggggggggggggggggggggggggggggggggggggggggggggggggggggggggggggggggggggggggggggggggggggggggggggggggggggggggggtgcggcCGGCGGGACACTCCCGCCGGCggtggctgggaggagacagggAGTCGGAAACGGGGTGGAGAAGAGCAGCTGCCGAAACATTAAAACCACCGAGCCCCCCAGCCCGCCCACCGGAGTTGCTCCGCGGGCACGCAAGATGTGCGGGGCCGGTCCGGGCTCCGCGCCGCGCTTGAGCGAGGTAAGGCTCGGGGAGCGGCGGCCCCCGcaccgcggggggggggggggggggggggggggggggggggggggggggggggggggggggggggggggggggggggggggggggggggggggggggggggggggggggggggggggggggggggggggggggggggggggggggggggggggggggggggggggggggggggggggggggggggggggggggggggggggggggggggggggggggggggggggggggggggggggggggggcggcggccCCCGCACCGCGGGGACGCCCGAAACCCCAGCGCTGCGGCCCCCGCTCGGCGCGACCCCCGGGGCCGCGACCCaaaaagcagggctggggcgGGGGCTGCCTGGCCGCCGGAGTGCCCGGCTGCGAGCCGCGTCCCGCGGAGGGCGTGCGGGACCgaagtgcagcaggagctctgcgAGTCTGAGCCCCGAAGCGGTGCGGGACAGAGGATGGGAGTTTTTGCCCGCGGGTGATGCGGGCTGGATCTCGGGAAGAGAGCAGGAGCCGAACCCACTGGTCTCGTACCTCTTGCTTTGCCCCGCTTAGGCTGTAATTTAACAAATCTGCCTGTTCTTCTTTCCTTGTACGATATTATGGGTTCAATTCTTTTTAAATGTCCACTACGAAACCTTTATATATAAAGGGAGTTTCCTCCATATGTGTATTCCTTAATTATGCCCATTTCAGAAGCTTGCAATACTAGTTATTTAAAtgcaaggggtttttttttacactcTTTGTTTCAGACCCGTGGAATGGGCTTGCTCTCTCGCTTAATTAcgtatttttcttgcttttctaaaCTTTTTACTGCTGTGGGTTTTGTAAAGCATGTTCTTACTTGTATTTAGCAAGGGCACCCCTTACCTGTTTACTGCTTTGAGATGATCGCTTGTTTATATTTACATCAGTGAACTTACCACTGAGATGGCATCAGTAAATTGCATAGCTtaattgcatatttttcttgcttttctaaaCTTTTTACTGCTGTGGGTTTTGTAAAGCATGTTCTTACTTGTATTTAGCAAGGGCACCCCTTACCTGTTTACTGCTTTGAGATGATCGCTTGTTTATATTTACATCAGTGAACTTACCACTGAGATGGCATCAGTAAATTGCATAACTACCCCCTTCCAAAGTGTATTCAGACTTTACTAATGGAGGAGAATACAGGTCTCCTGTCAAGTAATTTCTGTGCAGACTTTCATACATTTGGAGTTAAATCTAATCAAGCAAGTCCGTTCCcttttaaaatctctgctgTTGTATTTCCCGCTGAAGAAAAAAGACTAGAACTTACTGCTGGGGAGCTTTGAGATCTTTTGTGTTGGAAGAAGTCCAGTAATGCAGTCCTTGCTGACTCCAACTTGTTCAGTTCTGCGTGACAGaactttttttgtcttattaGCTTTACCTATTGAATATGCCTAACCAccttttaaacatattttaccAGCTGAATGAAACTGATTCATGTGTGAATACATTTATGACTCTGATGCACAGTTAAACCAGCAGATTATCTTAAACCCTTTAGCATTTGCTACACTGTTTGCCTTCGTTCTTTTAAGTCTGGGTTTTGTGCCTCTTGTTTCTCAGGGCTGCAGTTTGtgaggctgtgcagcagtgccGGGCAGGCTGTGGGgccaaggagctgcagggcagccacCGGGATTGCGGTCAGTGTCACCGTCCGGTGGCCGCTGGGGAAGCCGTCCCCAGCCGGGCACCATGAACTCCGGCACCACTGCCCCGCAGAAGGTCACCAGCAACCCCACCAACACTGATGTCAACTATGTCATCAAGGAGCATTATAATTACACGGGAAAGCTAAATGAGAGTGTGGACACTGGAATTAAAGTGACGTCGGTGGTTTTTATCATCATTTGCTGCTTTATAATCCTAGAGAACATTTTTGTCTTGCTTACCATCTGGAAAACCAAGAAGTTTCACAGACCCATGTACTATTTCATTGGGAACTTGGCTCTTTCAGACTTGCTGGCTGGTGTGGCTTACACTGCCAACCTCCTGCTATCTGGACACAAAACCTACAGCCTGACCCCCAACCAGTGGTTTGTAAGAGAAGGCAGCATGTTTGTTGCCTTGTCAGCTTCTGTGTTCAGCTTGTTGGCCATTGCCATTGAGAGATACATCACCATGCTGAAGATGAAACTCCACAATGGCAGCAACAGCTTCCGCTCCTTCTTGCTGATCAGTGCGTGCTGGGTCATCTCCGCGATCCTTGGAGGACTCCCCATCATGGGCTGGAACTGCAAGAACCTCCTGTCTTATTGCTCCACCGTGCTGCCTCTCTACCACAAGCACTATATTCTCTTTTGCACAACTGTTTTCACTGGCCTTTTGTTATCTATTGTGGTCCTCTACTGCAGGATCTACTCCATGGTGAGGACTAGGAGCCGCAGGCTGACATTTCGGAAAAACATTACCAAAGCTACTAGGAGCTCAGAAAAGTCACTAGCCTTGCTCAAGACAGTGATCATAGTCCTGAGTGTCTTCATTGCCTGCTGGGCTCCTCTGTTCATCCTGCTTTTACTGGATGTGGGGTGCAAAGTGAAGTCCTGCCCAATCCTCTATAAAGCAGAGTATTTCTTAGTACTGGCCGTGCTTAATTCAGCCACGAACCCTATCATCTACACCTTGACAAACAAAGAGATGCGGAGGGCTTTCATCAagattttgtgctgctgcaaatgTCCCCCAGCAGATTCTGGGACCAAATTCAAACGGCCAATCATTGGGGGGATGGAGTTCAGCCGGAGTAAGTCTGACAACTCCTCACACCCACAGAAGGAGGACGGTGACCATCCTGAAACCATCATGTCTTCGGGCAATGTTACCTCATCTTCTTAGGAGTAACCATGGGGGTGTATTTCAGAGTCTTCCTCTGAAATCAGGGAGCTGGGACgcctcctgctcacagcagcagtgttGGGCTGAGTGAGCAAGTAGCATTAGTTCTAGTGAGGCAAACGGTGCATTTGCGAGGCTGGAGTTCAAGAAATGGGACAGACTGTTCTGGCTTGAAAATCTTTCTCCCTGGAGCATGTTTTGTCTTTGTGCTGAGGCAGCTCAGGATTGTCAGGCGCATTCATATCCTGAAATCTCCTTAGTAACTCTGAAAGACTGATGCCTTGGTGAAATGATGCCTGGTGTGTgtgaggagaaagagagagggggagGAGGCAAAGAGAgaatgaatctttttttttttttcccctgtgagaAGAATGTgaagttttttctcttcacagcaAACCACTGACACAAAGATCTTTCTGTACTGAATTTAGTGGTGGCTCTGGTATCATCGGTAAGAAGTGTGTTTGTTTAGTACATAACGTGGAAAGAGATCACACAAATATAACTTAGACCACATACAACCATAATTGGCATAATTTTGCAGAGCTTTTAGTTAAGTCATAAGGTTTTATTTGCAGAGTCCAAAGCTCTTGGGGTTTTACTTAGCAAGATCATAGCTGTGAATTTTTGCTGTCAGTCCGTATTACATTTGAAGACCATGAGCTAGATTCTGCAGTTACTTTTGCCTGTACAATTCCATTGGCTGCATCAGGTTTAATGGAGTAGCTCAGAATGGCGTTTGGCCCCATATTTTGATTGCCTTTTTATTCTATAGCATTAAATAAACTGCATTATCGTGAAAAATGCAAGGAAGAACTGAACATCATTTCTCTTCAAGATGACTTGAAAGTCtacaaaatagtaaaaaatactATTGACAATGGTAGGATTTTTGCCTAAGTAAGAAGAGCTAAAAACCGAAGGGGTATTTCAGTGTCAGGTTCACGGTCTTTCCAAAAGTAAGGATCAGttggaaaatcagaaaagagTATGTCGggtttcagaaaaaattaagagaaagtTGAAGTGAAATGACTATAGATAAATGCACTTCCATAACAAAATGCAATACATTTTGGCacattttattaatgtttataATTTCAGCAAAGATGTCTGTATTTTATCATGGAAGAAGTACCTGTTGTTAAATTGAATGTATTTGTTTTACAGCATCATTTttacttctctgtttttctaaCCTGTGCTAATGGAGTTGAATGTGTACAATGTAAATAAGATACAGGAGTCTTCATGTGCCTAGAGTATTACTATAACAAATGTGGTATATCTGGGGTAGCTGAGAACCATTGACTTATCTACAGTCATCAGCACTCCTAGGACTGgtattttgtaaagaaaatgtattgCCTTTGTAGTAAAATTTCCAGTGCAATTAAactgatgggattttttttctggtttaaaaaatagtatttaaaatgtttctgacTTTTGTTCAATTTGCACATAGCTTTATTGACTTCTAAGCAttaataaactgattttttaaatgattctATTATCAGATTACTAGCAGTTTTGTATTATTGTGGTGGTTTCATGCCAGATGTGGTTTCCACAGAAGTCAGTGACAGAATTCCTTGATTTTAGTACATGCTGGGATTAAGTCCATTCTGTGGGGACATAAGGTGTAATGTCACAAGATAAAtacaaaatgaattttaaatggTAACTTTCTTGTCAGCTATGTGGCTGAAATGGCACTAGAAGAATCGCTGCAATAGCAATCCTTCTCCAACAGCCAATGAAGTACAAACAGGAGGAAAACCAGATGGCTGCCAGTGTTACCATGACTGCCTAGCATAGAAAAGTGAAGTAATTCACTTGTATCACCTATATAATTCATAAATTCAATTCTTAGATTATTGCAAACATCAAGGGAGTTTATGAAACATAGAATGATGGCCTCAACTGTGtgagtgctgcagctccattGGGTCTGCCAACTGTAGCAGTGTAGTTGAACGGATACTGCATTACTTCTTCCAAAGGTTTgacttccatttcctttctggtGGCCATTCCCTCTCAGAATTACTTTTAAGTTCCATGGAGCTCATACAGGATGCAGTTGGAGAGTGAAGATAAACCTCACCTTCTCGTACTGTATGTCATCGTGCAGGGTTTACTGTGGGAAATGAGAGCCTACTCACCGAGGAAGGCTCTGGGTCACAACCTCACTTCCTGAAGGAAAT comes from Ficedula albicollis isolate OC2 chromosome 8, FicAlb1.5, whole genome shotgun sequence and encodes:
- the S1PR1 gene encoding sphingosine 1-phosphate receptor 1 codes for the protein MNSGTTAPQKVTSNPTNTDVNYVIKEHYNYTGKLNESVDTGIKVTSVVFIIICCFIILENIFVLLTIWKTKKFHRPMYYFIGNLALSDLLAGVAYTANLLLSGHKTYSLTPNQWFVREGSMFVALSASVFSLLAIAIERYITMLKMKLHNGSNSFRSFLLISACWVISAILGGLPIMGWNCKNLLSYCSTVLPLYHKHYILFCTTVFTGLLLSIVVLYCRIYSMVRTRSRRLTFRKNITKATRSSEKSLALLKTVIIVLSVFIACWAPLFILLLLDVGCKVKSCPILYKAEYFLVLAVLNSATNPIIYTLTNKEMRRAFIKILCCCKCPPADSGTKFKRPIIGGMEFSRSKSDNSSHPQKEDGDHPETIMSSGNVTSSS